Proteins encoded within one genomic window of Candidatus Syntrophocurvum alkaliphilum:
- a CDS encoding radical SAM protein yields the protein MTPECNNDCPICLNKTTRTRNDETNRRLSVNKIRQLIDEASDIGMVGVYWTGGEPLMEYKNLLHLSEYSSKKGLLPTVITNGGLIGAYGNYKKQNQMLLNKAGLFDLDTSQIVKSLKDSGIIRVYFSIDSSHTTLESVYSDVYNVVPTEAVSRAIIAFLDEGYGKKHNLDAIGHQLRVTATSSGLLTKPTNKIVEDVMRKVGLKLKEELSVNASIYKNEKGQVFLRRLNVASLGDAENFDDNILENKKGEKLFDIQCPHFIPREKAYDDGKHHGDLFIDYDGIVYTCGNHAYPVGDVYEESLVSIIDGINNPSNDGNFSLTRNVYHSLLVLSRHTGIKNIAIGEALRMIYSENPELVHNIQTQCGACSSLGHRKDLQQAFLKAFDKHYT from the coding sequence TTGACACCTGAATGCAATAATGATTGTCCAATTTGCCTTAATAAAACGACAAGAACTAGGAATGATGAAACAAATAGGCGCCTTTCAGTAAATAAGATAAGACAATTAATTGATGAAGCTTCTGATATAGGGATGGTTGGTGTTTATTGGACTGGCGGTGAGCCTCTCATGGAGTATAAAAACTTATTACATTTATCTGAGTATTCGTCTAAAAAAGGTTTACTTCCAACAGTTATAACCAATGGTGGCCTTATTGGAGCTTATGGCAATTATAAAAAACAAAATCAGATGCTACTTAATAAAGCTGGTTTGTTTGACTTAGATACTAGTCAGATAGTTAAATCATTAAAAGATTCAGGTATTATAAGGGTGTATTTTAGTATAGATAGTAGTCATACAACACTAGAAAGTGTTTATTCTGATGTATATAATGTTGTTCCTACAGAAGCTGTATCTAGAGCAATAATTGCTTTTCTAGATGAGGGGTATGGTAAAAAACATAATTTAGATGCAATTGGTCACCAACTAAGAGTAACAGCAACTTCAAGTGGTTTGTTAACTAAACCAACAAATAAAATTGTTGAAGATGTAATGCGTAAAGTAGGATTAAAATTGAAAGAAGAATTATCTGTTAATGCTAGTATTTATAAAAATGAAAAGGGACAAGTCTTCTTAAGACGTTTAAATGTAGCTAGTCTAGGAGATGCAGAAAACTTTGATGATAATATTTTAGAGAATAAAAAAGGTGAAAAATTATTTGATATTCAATGTCCACATTTTATTCCAAGAGAGAAAGCATATGATGATGGAAAACATCATGGTGATTTATTTATAGATTATGATGGAATAGTATATACATGCGGGAATCATGCTTATCCAGTAGGTGATGTTTATGAAGAATCTCTAGTATCTATTATAGACGGAATTAATAACCCAAGTAACGATGGGAATTTTAGCTTAACAAGAAATGTTTATCACTCATTATTAGTACTATCGAGGCATACGGGAATTAAAAATATAGCTATAGGCGAAGCTTTACGAATGATATATTCAGAGAATCCGGAGTTGGTTCATAATATTCAAACACAATGTGGTGCCTGCAGTAGCTTAGGCCATAGGAAGGATTTACAGCAAGCATTTTTAAAGGCTTTCGATAAGCATTATACTTAA
- the murC gene encoding UDP-N-acetylmuramate--L-alanine ligase, with protein sequence MEEISIFETSQIKHLHFIGIGGISMSGLAQIMLDSNYTVSGSDIKKSDITEKLEKKGIKVYISHSEDNVKEADLVVYTAAVKENNPELLKAKQLKIPTIERSVLLGELSKNYDLNIAVSGTHGKTTTTSMIATILLEASFDPTIHIGGELNLIDGTTKMGGNKYFVTEACEYNEGFVKLDPYIGLILNIENEHPDFFQNIEEIKNTFIKFALQISKNGYLIACIDDYNTASILKELPCNVITYGIKSKNADWTASNIKFNDKGCASFNLVKNNTMITNINLNVPGLHNVSNSLAAISAADVLGCDVEYIKQGLLKFSGANRRLEIKGVINDIKVIDDYAHHPSEIKVTLNAARNFCDSTIWCVFQPHTYSRTKAFLDDFSESFSDADITIVSDIYAAREQDPGDIHSSTLSNKINLVGNKSTYISDFASIVKYLQHNVSPGDVIITMGAGDIYNVGEMFLNNKTN encoded by the coding sequence TTGGAAGAAATAAGTATTTTTGAAACATCACAGATAAAACACCTGCATTTTATAGGAATAGGTGGCATTAGCATGAGTGGTTTAGCTCAAATAATGTTAGATTCAAACTATACAGTATCAGGTTCTGATATTAAAAAATCTGATATTACTGAAAAGCTTGAAAAAAAAGGTATAAAGGTCTATATATCACATAGTGAAGATAATGTTAAAGAAGCTGATTTGGTTGTTTATACAGCTGCAGTTAAAGAAAATAATCCTGAGTTATTAAAGGCAAAACAGTTAAAAATCCCTACTATTGAGCGTAGTGTTTTACTAGGAGAGTTATCAAAAAATTATGATTTGAATATTGCTGTTTCTGGTACACATGGTAAAACTACAACAACTTCAATGATAGCAACTATATTATTGGAAGCTTCATTTGATCCTACTATACATATAGGAGGCGAACTAAATTTAATTGATGGCACTACCAAGATGGGTGGTAATAAGTATTTTGTGACTGAAGCCTGTGAATATAATGAGGGTTTTGTAAAACTAGATCCATATATAGGTTTAATTCTAAATATTGAGAACGAGCATCCTGACTTTTTTCAAAATATAGAAGAAATAAAAAATACTTTTATTAAGTTTGCCTTACAAATATCAAAAAATGGCTATCTTATAGCATGTATTGATGACTATAATACAGCCTCAATTTTAAAAGAATTACCTTGCAATGTAATTACTTATGGAATAAAGTCTAAAAATGCAGATTGGACTGCTTCAAATATAAAGTTTAATGACAAGGGTTGTGCTAGCTTCAATCTTGTTAAAAACAATACAATGATTACTAATATTAATTTGAATGTACCTGGATTACACAATGTGAGCAATAGTTTAGCTGCCATTTCTGCAGCAGATGTGCTTGGTTGTGATGTTGAATATATTAAGCAAGGGTTATTAAAGTTTTCAGGAGCTAATAGACGGTTGGAGATAAAAGGAGTTATAAATGATATTAAAGTTATTGACGATTACGCTCATCATCCATCTGAAATTAAGGTAACATTAAATGCTGCTAGAAATTTTTGTGATTCAACAATTTGGTGTGTATTTCAGCCCCATACTTATTCGAGAACGAAAGCTTTTTTAGATGATTTTTCAGAATCATTTAGTGATGCTGATATAACTATAGTATCTGATATTTACGCAGCTCGAGAACAGGACCCAGGCGATATTCATTCAAGTACATTATCTAATAAGATTAATTTAGTGGGCAATAAGTCAACATACATATCCGACTTTGCTTCAATAGTTAAGTATCTACAACATAATGTATCTCCAGGTGATGTAATAATTACAATGGGCGCTGGGGATATCTACAACGTTGGAGAAATGTTCTTAAATAATAAGACTAATTAA
- a CDS encoding ABC transporter ATP-binding protein — MANELLRVKNIKKKYKMGEVEVYALRGVDFTLYDGELVVVLGHSGSGKSTLVNIIGGMDKPSAGEVYFGDLKLHKASDDQLIQYRRNEVGFIFQFYNLMPNLTAEENVNLSVQICKDPLDIKELLEKVGLSERGDHFPSQLSGGEQQRVAIARALAKNPTLLLCDEPTGALDLPTGKQILKILRDFCNIYNKTVVIITHNADISQMADRVVYLKDGLIEWVKVNEEPIDPEKVSW; from the coding sequence ATGGCAAATGAGTTATTGAGGGTAAAAAACATTAAGAAGAAATATAAGATGGGTGAAGTAGAGGTTTATGCTCTAAGAGGGGTTGATTTTACACTATATGATGGTGAACTTGTTGTTGTTTTAGGTCATAGTGGTTCGGGAAAAAGTACTTTAGTAAATATAATTGGTGGAATGGATAAACCAAGTGCAGGTGAGGTTTACTTTGGTGATTTAAAGCTTCATAAAGCTAGTGATGATCAACTTATTCAGTATCGACGTAATGAGGTTGGCTTTATTTTTCAATTTTATAATTTAATGCCTAACTTAACAGCTGAGGAAAATGTGAATTTATCAGTTCAAATTTGCAAAGATCCGCTTGATATAAAAGAGTTGCTAGAAAAAGTTGGGCTAAGCGAACGTGGAGACCATTTTCCTTCACAGCTTTCAGGGGGAGAACAACAAAGAGTAGCTATAGCAAGAGCATTAGCTAAAAATCCCACACTGCTGTTATGTGATGAGCCTACAGGTGCTTTAGATTTGCCTACTGGAAAGCAGATTTTAAAGATACTACGTGACTTTTGTAATATTTATAATAAAACAGTTGTTATTATTACTCACAATGCCGATATTAGTCAGATGGCAGATCGGGTGGTGTACTTAAAGGATGGATTGATTGAATGGGTGAAAGTGAATGAAGAACCCATTGATCCGGAGAAGGTGAGCTGGTAA
- a CDS encoding ABC transporter permease gives MFWKKMFRDILSNKGSYIAYLVLIVIGLITFMACSIATENLKIAKNELYEEQNFADGFIELSSMPKSNLERLSRIEGIENVSGRVVKEIRLNEDSDRNIYLRLVSLNLDATYRLNDARLQKGENIVNRQPYVWLDTAFVKAHELKIGDKLNIITGGRNQEIIFNGISLSPEFVYMIRTETDLLPNPEQFGAAHIPLETMWSMFPDTQGRVNDVVFTLEPGADFDTVKDKLELELEAYGVTNIYPRADHTSHFMLIEEIEVIESLATFFPLVIFSIAGFIIFILLKRLVEQQRVQIGIMKAFGYTNREIFTHYLSYALVLGFVGGLIGGLLGMWLANPLTTLLYDFFYLPEIYEGFSLSYLFIGILFCLIVLGFAGYIGCKNALELEPAEAMRPPAPVSGKKNFLEKLNFFSEMLTIQGKMAIRNLGRSRSRSALIFIGIMVSTALVAFTWSLAFDAMPRFLFYQYEEVEVYDAKVSLVNPLERKTVQQELELYNGITLVEPLAEVPVTLSNKWFEEDILLLGNTSDSQLYNIRDSDKNRIYLKENDFIISERLASNLGLKVGSTVKLESPFMRDVDESVKISVTKIIPQYIGMNAYMELSELEQLMGQGSFATSFMIKVDDSEKQVISSLRNSYRESDFIAGIDTRSELIQSSHDTWEAAGGIIYLYVMLGMIFSFAIVYISNYIILSERNRELASMKVLGMTNKEVLSVISFEQWFLSFFAMLAGAPLAKLLQAGFATEFSTDMYAMPTDISIQAIAMGILLTVFSIWFAQRFALKKIKELDLVEVLKSRE, from the coding sequence ATGTTTTGGAAAAAAATGTTTCGCGATATTTTAAGCAATAAAGGTTCATATATAGCGTATTTAGTGCTTATTGTTATTGGTCTTATTACTTTTATGGCATGTTCTATTGCTACTGAAAATTTAAAAATTGCAAAAAACGAATTATATGAAGAACAGAATTTTGCAGATGGTTTTATAGAATTATCATCTATGCCTAAAAGTAATTTAGAAAGACTTTCACGGATAGAAGGAATTGAAAATGTAAGTGGTAGGGTAGTAAAGGAGATCAGACTTAATGAGGATAGTGATAGAAATATATATCTTAGATTAGTTTCTTTAAACCTAGATGCTACCTATAGGCTTAATGATGCTAGGCTACAAAAGGGTGAGAACATTGTAAACAGACAACCATATGTTTGGTTAGATACTGCTTTTGTGAAGGCTCATGAGTTAAAAATAGGTGATAAGTTAAATATTATAACAGGTGGCAGAAACCAAGAAATTATTTTTAATGGTATATCACTAAGCCCAGAGTTTGTCTACATGATAAGAACAGAAACTGATTTACTACCTAATCCGGAACAGTTTGGAGCAGCACATATACCACTAGAAACAATGTGGAGTATGTTTCCTGATACTCAGGGTAGAGTTAATGATGTGGTATTTACTCTAGAACCGGGTGCTGATTTTGATACAGTAAAAGATAAATTGGAATTAGAACTCGAGGCCTATGGGGTAACAAATATTTATCCACGCGCAGATCATACTAGTCACTTTATGCTAATAGAAGAAATAGAAGTTATAGAGTCACTAGCTACATTTTTCCCGCTGGTTATATTTTCAATAGCTGGATTCATCATCTTTATTTTATTAAAGCGTTTAGTTGAACAACAACGTGTACAAATAGGGATTATGAAGGCTTTTGGTTATACAAATCGTGAGATTTTTACTCATTACCTTTCATACGCTTTAGTTTTAGGTTTTGTCGGAGGCCTCATTGGTGGTTTGTTAGGAATGTGGCTTGCTAATCCATTAACTACATTACTATATGACTTTTTCTACTTGCCAGAAATCTATGAAGGGTTTTCTTTATCATATTTATTTATCGGTATTCTTTTTTGTTTGATAGTATTGGGTTTTGCAGGGTATATTGGTTGTAAAAATGCACTTGAGCTAGAGCCTGCGGAGGCAATGAGACCACCTGCACCAGTATCAGGTAAAAAGAACTTTTTAGAAAAACTAAACTTTTTCTCTGAAATGCTTACTATTCAGGGCAAAATGGCAATTAGAAACTTAGGTAGAAGTCGTAGTAGGAGTGCTCTTATTTTTATCGGTATTATGGTTAGTACAGCACTAGTAGCTTTTACTTGGTCATTAGCATTTGATGCAATGCCTAGATTTTTATTCTATCAGTATGAAGAGGTAGAGGTTTATGATGCTAAAGTAAGTTTGGTTAATCCACTAGAAAGAAAAACAGTGCAGCAAGAACTAGAACTATACAATGGGATTACCCTAGTAGAACCGTTAGCTGAGGTGCCAGTTACATTATCTAATAAATGGTTTGAAGAAGATATCCTTTTACTAGGAAATACTAGTGATAGTCAGTTATACAATATTAGGGATTCTGATAAAAATCGAATATATCTAAAAGAGAATGATTTTATTATTTCCGAACGCTTAGCTAGTAATTTGGGATTAAAGGTAGGGAGCACCGTTAAACTTGAAAGTCCATTTATGAGAGATGTTGATGAGTCCGTAAAAATAAGTGTAACTAAGATAATACCTCAATATATAGGCATGAATGCATATATGGAATTATCTGAATTAGAGCAATTAATGGGCCAAGGAAGTTTTGCTACATCATTTATGATTAAGGTTGATGACAGTGAAAAGCAAGTAATATCTAGTCTGCGTAATAGTTATAGGGAAAGTGATTTTATTGCTGGTATAGATACTAGAAGTGAATTAATTCAAAGTTCACATGATACTTGGGAAGCTGCTGGAGGAATTATTTATTTATATGTAATGCTTGGAATGATATTTAGTTTTGCTATTGTTTATATTTCTAACTATATTATTCTTTCAGAACGTAATAGAGAATTAGCCTCAATGAAGGTTTTAGGAATGACCAACAAAGAGGTATTATCAGTTATATCTTTTGAACAGTGGTTTTTAAGTTTCTTTGCAATGCTTGCAGGAGCACCATTAGCTAAATTGCTTCAGGCAGGGTTTGCTACAGAATTTAGTACTGATATGTATGCTATGCCTACAGATATATCTATACAAGCGATTGCAATGGGGATATTGCTAACTGTGTTTTCTATATGGTTTGCACAGCGATTTGCTTTAAAGAAGATAAAAGAGTTGGATTTGGTTGAAGTTTTAAAATCTAGAGAATAA
- a CDS encoding efflux RND transporter periplasmic adaptor subunit encodes MKTKWKVVLGIIVGVVFVAIIVAQVTQGINVDVQKIESGDIDVSFNETGELVSEDKRNIYSMYSATINNIMVAEGSKVSKGELLATLEDTELNYKLNELESNLRSISNKKELNTRILENNLDVAEKNYERMKALYEKGAIPTVEIEEAEEALKLAEFDLKQNTVSLANEKEAIIARKNMLLHQKNSHNIYAPIDGVIASVDVKEGEISNPQTAIMKLLPIDGHSELLVESTVLTQDVNDLYNGLSVNLTFERRNEDLVFAGKVIGISPYAKESYSPLGLEEERVKITILPDIPEGANLAPGYKLDVEFITKEESDVLAVPKNALFTYEGEDALFIVDNNRAKVQEVITGIESRRDVVIKEGLSKNDLVITNPQVDGLSDGSRVSYE; translated from the coding sequence ATGAAAACTAAGTGGAAAGTTGTTTTGGGGATAATAGTAGGGGTGGTGTTTGTAGCTATTATTGTAGCTCAGGTGACACAGGGGATAAATGTAGATGTTCAAAAAATTGAAAGTGGCGATATAGATGTAAGTTTTAATGAAACTGGAGAATTAGTATCAGAAGATAAAAGAAATATCTACTCAATGTATAGTGCCACCATAAATAATATTATGGTGGCAGAAGGCTCAAAAGTAAGTAAAGGTGAGCTTTTAGCAACATTAGAGGATACAGAGCTAAATTATAAGTTGAATGAATTAGAATCTAATCTTAGATCTATTAGTAATAAAAAAGAATTAAACACTAGGATATTAGAAAATAACTTAGATGTTGCTGAAAAGAATTATGAAAGGATGAAAGCTCTATATGAGAAAGGGGCTATTCCTACTGTAGAAATAGAGGAAGCAGAAGAGGCTTTAAAATTAGCCGAATTTGATTTGAAGCAGAATACAGTGTCTTTAGCCAATGAAAAAGAAGCTATTATAGCAAGAAAAAACATGCTTTTACACCAAAAGAATTCTCATAATATTTATGCTCCTATAGATGGAGTCATAGCAAGTGTAGATGTAAAAGAAGGTGAGATTAGTAATCCACAAACTGCAATTATGAAGCTATTGCCTATTGATGGTCATAGTGAATTGCTAGTGGAAAGTACAGTTCTTACCCAGGATGTAAATGATTTATATAATGGTTTATCAGTAAATCTAACTTTTGAACGTAGGAATGAGGATTTAGTTTTTGCTGGTAAAGTAATTGGAATATCTCCATATGCCAAAGAGAGCTACTCTCCACTTGGACTTGAAGAAGAAAGAGTGAAAATAACAATATTACCAGACATTCCAGAGGGAGCAAACTTAGCACCTGGATATAAGCTAGATGTAGAGTTTATTACCAAGGAAGAATCTGATGTATTAGCAGTTCCTAAAAATGCTTTATTCACGTACGAAGGAGAAGATGCCTTGTTTATAGTGGATAATAACCGAGCTAAGGTGCAAGAAGTTATTACTGGTATCGAGAGTAGAAGAGATGTGGTAATTAAGGAAGGATTAAGTAAAAATGATTTAGTAATAACAAATCCCCAAGTAGATGGTCTTAGTGATGGTAGCAGAGTTTCTTATGAATAA
- a CDS encoding LuxR C-terminal-related transcriptional regulator, translating into MSNNILKIKISMPPLSPTLISRPRITKQLDNHLIIAQGFSRPLTLISAPAGYGKTTLVQEWLCNRAEQVAWYSIDENDDNLERFWLHLISALQAVNSDLGKGIIEMLRSSSTLVDSLDIEGLLNPLLNDLFDITSPIYLVLDDYHEITDVKIQKSLIYFIENLPPTLHVVITTRSDPPMPLPQWRAKKRLVEIRQKELMLTKNESDILLEKLVMHQLSNEELNTLYYKIDGWVTGLQLVALSLSSQQSSSEFIENFAGSQRHALFFLIEEVFVKQPQDVQEFLLQTSILNRFCSSLCDAVTSKTNSLDIIKKLEKDNLFIIALDNNGQWYRYHPLFGEVLFNQLRKKEPEKVAELHERAGQWFLENEAAGEAIRYLFKGKSPHKAMEIFDQLISKLSQTENWIQSISWIEELSVESIQDYPRLLLYKAFIFLVKEGLDEARACIELVETKSYEDPIQQEYFLGIVAVVKAYYFSYSNNIPAALENAEKALQLLSESDTYWRLGATIFLGDSKQFSGNPKNAYPYYKKAYEDGQSFNNSYVTLSNGVKVIVNLWTQGNLKESEQLTEKLLRLAKDSGLSKIPKVAYAWTLYGELLREKGQLNDAKDYIDWAISLAEAEKITFGWSYMHLCKFYYSNKEYQKALEVIDHIEIINQEVNLPVFITSTAFTWKSRILIDMDKIDKAKENIYDNNILQSTVNYGGQECGHLVLSRILIKEKNYDNANEILNQIKEHASFGNRKGLLLETILLKACLEELLKKTIKAESYLENALQIGIECGYFQTFIDEGALLIPVLDRVVDKIDNDYELLIYAQKILNHLKRENQSNTNSNDSDNIKSKHKNLLIEELSSRELEVLNLLNSGLSNQDISNKLHLSLGTVKWHTSNIYGKLGVKNRTQAVARARELNLISSE; encoded by the coding sequence GTGAGTAATAATATTTTAAAAATAAAAATAAGTATGCCACCCTTAAGTCCAACATTGATTTCTCGTCCAAGAATTACTAAGCAATTAGATAACCATTTAATCATAGCCCAAGGATTTTCTAGGCCGTTGACGCTTATATCCGCACCCGCTGGCTATGGGAAAACCACTCTGGTACAAGAGTGGCTTTGTAACCGCGCAGAGCAAGTTGCATGGTATTCGATAGATGAAAATGACGATAATTTAGAACGCTTTTGGTTACACCTAATTTCAGCCTTACAAGCAGTTAATAGTGATTTAGGAAAAGGTATCATAGAGATGTTACGTTCATCTTCAACACTTGTTGATTCACTAGACATTGAAGGGTTATTAAATCCTCTTTTAAATGATTTATTTGACATAACATCACCCATTTACTTAGTACTAGATGATTATCATGAAATCACCGATGTTAAAATACAAAAAAGCTTAATTTACTTTATCGAAAACCTCCCCCCTACACTGCATGTAGTAATAACAACACGTTCTGACCCTCCTATGCCACTACCACAGTGGAGAGCTAAAAAAAGATTGGTCGAAATAAGGCAAAAAGAACTAATGTTAACAAAAAATGAGTCAGATATTTTACTAGAAAAATTAGTGATGCATCAGTTAAGTAATGAAGAATTAAATACTCTTTATTATAAAATTGATGGTTGGGTAACCGGATTGCAGTTAGTTGCTCTTTCACTATCAAGTCAACAAAGTAGCAGTGAGTTTATTGAAAACTTTGCCGGTAGCCAACGTCATGCATTATTTTTTTTAATAGAAGAGGTCTTTGTTAAACAACCCCAAGACGTGCAAGAGTTTTTGTTGCAAACTTCTATTCTAAACAGATTCTGTAGTTCACTATGTGATGCAGTTACAAGTAAGACTAATAGTTTAGATATAATTAAAAAATTAGAAAAAGACAATCTTTTCATTATTGCACTAGATAATAATGGACAGTGGTATAGATACCACCCTCTTTTTGGTGAAGTACTTTTTAATCAATTAAGAAAAAAAGAACCAGAAAAGGTAGCAGAGTTGCATGAGAGGGCTGGTCAATGGTTTTTAGAAAATGAGGCAGCCGGTGAAGCAATTAGATATTTATTTAAAGGAAAAAGTCCCCATAAAGCTATGGAAATATTTGACCAGTTAATATCTAAGTTATCCCAGACCGAAAATTGGATTCAAAGCATAAGCTGGATTGAAGAGTTGTCAGTAGAATCAATACAAGATTATCCACGATTATTATTATATAAAGCATTTATTTTTTTAGTAAAAGAAGGTCTTGATGAAGCACGAGCTTGTATAGAATTAGTTGAAACTAAAAGCTATGAAGACCCTATTCAACAAGAATATTTTCTAGGAATTGTAGCTGTAGTAAAAGCATATTACTTCTCTTATTCTAACAATATACCTGCTGCTCTTGAAAATGCAGAAAAAGCACTACAGTTACTATCTGAGTCTGATACTTATTGGCGACTTGGCGCAACTATCTTTTTAGGTGATTCCAAGCAGTTTTCTGGCAATCCTAAAAATGCATACCCATACTATAAAAAAGCTTATGAAGATGGCCAAAGTTTTAATAATAGCTATGTTACTTTATCTAATGGAGTAAAGGTTATAGTTAATTTATGGACTCAAGGAAATTTAAAGGAATCTGAACAACTAACTGAAAAACTATTACGACTAGCTAAAGATAGTGGTCTTTCAAAAATACCTAAAGTAGCTTATGCGTGGACTTTATATGGGGAACTTTTGCGTGAAAAAGGTCAATTAAATGATGCAAAGGATTATATAGACTGGGCAATTTCCTTAGCTGAAGCAGAAAAAATTACATTCGGCTGGAGTTATATGCATTTATGCAAATTTTATTATTCAAATAAAGAATATCAAAAGGCTTTAGAGGTTATTGACCATATTGAAATTATCAATCAAGAGGTAAATTTACCAGTGTTTATAACTTCTACTGCTTTTACATGGAAATCCAGAATTTTAATTGATATGGATAAAATAGATAAAGCAAAAGAAAATATATATGATAATAATATCTTGCAAAGCACTGTAAATTATGGTGGACAAGAATGTGGACACTTAGTATTATCGCGAATTTTAATAAAAGAAAAAAATTATGATAATGCTAATGAAATTTTAAACCAAATTAAAGAACATGCTTCTTTTGGAAATAGAAAAGGATTATTACTTGAAACGATATTATTAAAAGCATGTTTAGAAGAATTATTAAAAAAAACAATAAAAGCAGAATCTTATCTAGAAAATGCTTTACAAATAGGAATAGAATGTGGTTATTTTCAAACTTTCATAGATGAAGGAGCTTTGCTAATACCTGTTTTAGATAGAGTTGTTGATAAGATAGATAATGACTATGAATTGCTAATATATGCTCAAAAAATATTAAACCACTTAAAACGCGAAAATCAAAGTAATACTAACAGCAATGATTCAGATAATATAAAATCAAAGCATAAAAATTTGCTAATAGAAGAATTAAGTTCGAGAGAATTAGAGGTGTTAAATCTTTTAAACTCAGGACTTTCTAATCAGGATATATCTAATAAATTACACCTTTCGCTAGGGACAGTTAAGTGGCATACTAGCAATATCTATGGAAAATTAGGAGTAAAAAACAGAACTCAGGCAGTAGCCCGAGCTCGAGAATTAAACTTAATATCATCTGAATAA
- a CDS encoding serine hydrolase domain-containing protein: MNRYKESLKWKLLTGLTLFCCIVMILTINPVAASQTAAVDDVEGLKEFLNSAITTQLEENNIAGAALSIVKDGEVILSEGYGFADLEKRTSVDPKTTLFRPGSVSKLFTWTAVMQLVE; the protein is encoded by the coding sequence TTGAATAGATATAAGGAAAGCTTAAAATGGAAGTTATTAACAGGGTTAACATTATTTTGTTGTATTGTAATGATATTAACAATTAATCCTGTTGCTGCTTCACAAACAGCAGCTGTTGATGATGTGGAAGGGCTAAAAGAATTTTTGAATAGTGCAATTACAACTCAGTTAGAAGAGAATAATATTGCTGGAGCAGCTCTGTCTATAGTCAAAGATGGCGAGGTTATTTTATCTGAAGGGTATGGTTTTGCAGACCTTGAAAAACGTACTTCTGTAGACCCTAAAACAACTCTTTTTAGGCCAGGCTCTGTATCTAAACTATTTACTTGGACTGCTGTAATGCAACTGGTTGAATGA
- the arcC gene encoding carbamate kinase, whose protein sequence is MDNKIAVVAFGGNALHPEDQVGTIEEQETNASEASKAIIEIARNGYELVLVHGNGPQVGNMLIQVERAVDEVPPLPLYTCVASTQGSIGFMLTNSMRKECEKLGLNKEIVTLMTTVVVDEDDPAFQTPTKPIGPFFNEEYAQRMTQEKNWQVVEDSGRGYRRVVPSPVPSDILEKKVIQQMVKNHNIVIACGGGGIPVMFKDNEIKGVEAVIDKDYASSLLANEIGADLYIILTGVPQVAINFGQPNMQHLDTITVSEAKKHMAEGQFPPGSMGPKIEAAIRYIEAGGKEVLVTSASELDKALKRESGTYIVR, encoded by the coding sequence ATGGATAATAAAATAGCTGTAGTCGCCTTTGGTGGAAATGCGCTTCATCCGGAGGATCAAGTAGGAACAATTGAAGAGCAAGAGACTAATGCCTCAGAAGCAAGTAAAGCTATTATTGAAATCGCGCGAAATGGTTACGAATTAGTGCTTGTACATGGCAATGGTCCTCAGGTAGGAAATATGCTTATTCAAGTAGAAAGAGCTGTTGATGAAGTACCACCCTTACCTTTATATACTTGTGTTGCTTCCACTCAAGGTTCGATTGGTTTTATGCTAACCAATTCTATGCGAAAGGAATGTGAGAAGCTAGGGTTAAACAAGGAGATTGTCACATTGATGACGACGGTAGTAGTAGACGAAGACGACCCAGCATTTCAGACGCCAACCAAGCCTATTGGACCTTTTTTTAATGAAGAATATGCTCAGCGGATGACGCAAGAAAAGAACTGGCAAGTAGTTGAAGACAGCGGTCGCGGTTATCGGCGAGTAGTACCTTCCCCAGTACCCTCCGATATCTTAGAGAAGAAAGTTATTCAGCAAATGGTTAAGAATCATAATATAGTCATTGCCTGTGGTGGTGGGGGTATCCCGGTTATGTTTAAAGATAATGAAATAAAAGGAGTAGAGGCAGTTATTGATAAGGATTATGCCTCTAGCTTGTTAGCTAATGAAATAGGAGCAGATCTTTACATAATCCTGACTGGAGTTCCGCAGGTTGCGATTAATTTTGGCCAACCCAACATGCAGCACCTAGATACTATTACCGTTAGTGAGGCCAAAAAGCACATGGCCGAAGGGCAGTTCCCGCCCGGTAGTATGGGGCCGAAAATAGAAGCTGCCATAAGATACATTGAAGCAGGGGGTAAAGAGGTACTGGTAACTTCGGCTAGTGAACTGGATAAAGCTTTGAAGCGAGAAAGTGGAACCTATATTGTTCGCTAA